One region of Jonesiaceae bacterium BS-20 genomic DNA includes:
- a CDS encoding sugar ABC transporter ATP-binding protein, with amino-acid sequence MTQTLPIVEMKGISISFPGVKALDEVNFRLFPGEVHTLMGENGAGKSTLIKALTGVYRIDEGRITMDNEEIRITGTAAAQEAGISTVYQEVNLCTNLSIGENVMLGHEVRGAIGINWKATHRAAAQNLEKLGLGHLDPRAPLVSLPLALQQLVAISRSMVTETKVLILDEPTSSLDTAEVDQLFRVIRKLRDEGVAILFVSHFLDQVYAISDRLTVLRNGVFVGEYLTEELDRTQLIAKMIGKDIAALRELDSHSASHKTKLSAEPFYRATGISRKGALEEVDFELRAGEVVGVAGLLGSGRTELARLIYGADRSETGSIELHGSKVDINTPAVALEKRIALSSENRRDEGIIRDLSVRENMILAVQAKRGWAKPLSKRETDEIVNKYMVELNVRPADPDRPIKNLSGGNQQKVLLGRWLATKPEILILDEPTRGIDVGAKAEIQERVIELADEGVSIVFISSELEEVVRLSDRIVVLKDHRKIAELENGPDITPESIVSTIANDTSVSHSGQSASAGSQSTNQPGTERTGKETSK; translated from the coding sequence ATGACTCAGACGCTTCCGATCGTCGAGATGAAAGGAATTTCGATTTCTTTCCCCGGCGTAAAGGCCCTAGATGAGGTGAACTTCCGCCTTTTCCCCGGTGAAGTTCACACGCTCATGGGCGAAAACGGCGCTGGCAAGTCCACTCTAATCAAGGCCCTGACCGGTGTTTACCGGATCGATGAAGGCCGGATCACGATGGACAATGAAGAGATCCGAATTACCGGCACGGCCGCCGCCCAAGAGGCTGGCATTTCCACCGTGTACCAAGAAGTAAACCTCTGCACTAACCTCTCCATTGGTGAGAACGTCATGCTGGGCCACGAGGTCCGCGGCGCTATTGGCATCAATTGGAAGGCAACCCACCGGGCCGCAGCCCAAAACCTCGAGAAGTTGGGGTTGGGGCACCTTGATCCCCGAGCGCCTCTGGTTTCCCTTCCACTCGCATTGCAGCAACTTGTTGCAATCAGCCGGTCCATGGTGACCGAGACCAAGGTCCTTATCCTTGATGAACCAACATCCAGCCTTGACACCGCAGAAGTAGATCAACTCTTTCGGGTGATCCGCAAGCTGCGTGACGAGGGTGTGGCCATTCTCTTTGTCTCGCACTTCCTTGACCAGGTATACGCAATCAGCGACCGCCTCACGGTCCTGAGAAACGGCGTCTTCGTTGGCGAGTACCTGACCGAGGAACTCGACCGCACCCAGCTCATTGCCAAGATGATTGGTAAGGACATTGCGGCCTTGCGGGAACTGGATTCCCACAGCGCCTCGCACAAAACAAAACTCTCGGCGGAGCCTTTCTACCGAGCAACCGGAATTAGCCGCAAGGGCGCTCTCGAAGAAGTTGATTTTGAACTCCGAGCTGGCGAAGTCGTTGGAGTCGCCGGCCTTCTTGGTTCCGGGCGCACCGAACTTGCTCGCCTTATTTACGGCGCTGACCGCTCCGAGACCGGTTCAATTGAACTCCACGGTTCCAAAGTGGATATCAACACGCCGGCTGTCGCTTTGGAAAAGCGGATCGCTCTTTCGAGTGAGAACCGCCGCGACGAGGGTATTATTCGTGACCTCAGCGTCCGTGAGAACATGATCCTAGCGGTTCAGGCCAAGCGCGGCTGGGCCAAACCGTTGTCCAAACGGGAAACCGATGAGATCGTCAACAAGTACATGGTTGAACTCAACGTACGCCCGGCTGACCCAGACCGCCCAATCAAGAATCTCTCGGGTGGTAACCAACAGAAGGTATTGTTGGGTCGGTGGCTCGCAACCAAGCCTGAAATTCTCATTCTTGATGAACCCACCCGAGGCATCGATGTTGGTGCCAAGGCAGAAATTCAAGAGCGAGTCATTGAACTTGCAGACGAAGGCGTGAGCATTGTGTTTATCTCTTCTGAGCTTGAAGAGGTTGTGCGCCTTTCAGACCGAATCGTCGTTCTCAAGGACCACCGCAAGATTGCGGAACTTGAAAATGGCCCAGACATCACCCCCGAGTCGATTGTGTCAACAATTGCTAATGACACCTCCGTGTCGCACTCTG
- a CDS encoding ABC transporter substrate-binding protein, with protein sequence MSVGKRFNKIIGLAAVGTLAFSLAACSSDSGKTDGDAPSAGGDDKLVTVGFVAVGPEGAWRQANESNIQETFTKEAGFDLKYAPAANLDQKSQIDSFTSFVDEEVDIILLSATEGSGWEASLERAQEAEIPVVLIDRGIEPNNTDLYVTRIAPDNIEVSTSVATWATETFPQGANFFVLEGPAGVSVVNERNEGWNEVIGANSAFKSVGSQTANWSTEEAKSVFETVLKSNNNDIQMVFAQNDEMGLGAVQAVEEAGLTPGEDVKIATIDGTKSALEALAAGDLSFVAEYNPLFGETALDVVNKTLKGESVESYIIVPSLTFDSPEAASTALPDRKF encoded by the coding sequence ATGTCCGTAGGTAAGCGTTTTAACAAGATCATTGGCCTCGCAGCCGTAGGTACACTCGCATTCAGCCTTGCCGCTTGCTCAAGCGACTCCGGCAAGACTGATGGGGATGCTCCATCCGCAGGTGGCGATGACAAGCTCGTCACGGTTGGCTTCGTGGCCGTTGGTCCCGAGGGCGCGTGGCGTCAGGCTAACGAGTCAAACATCCAGGAGACCTTCACCAAGGAAGCCGGCTTTGACCTCAAGTACGCACCTGCTGCAAACCTTGACCAGAAGTCACAGATCGACTCCTTCACCTCGTTCGTTGATGAAGAAGTAGACATCATCCTGCTGTCAGCAACCGAGGGTTCCGGTTGGGAAGCCTCACTTGAGCGTGCTCAAGAAGCTGAAATCCCAGTTGTTCTGATTGACCGCGGTATCGAGCCAAACAACACCGACCTGTACGTCACCCGTATTGCACCGGACAACATTGAGGTCTCCACCTCCGTTGCTACCTGGGCCACCGAGACCTTCCCGCAGGGCGCTAACTTCTTTGTACTCGAAGGCCCAGCAGGCGTTTCCGTTGTAAACGAGCGGAACGAAGGCTGGAACGAAGTAATCGGTGCCAACTCGGCGTTCAAGTCCGTTGGTTCACAGACCGCTAACTGGTCAACCGAAGAAGCAAAGAGCGTTTTTGAAACCGTTCTGAAGTCAAACAACAACGACATCCAGATGGTATTCGCTCAGAACGATGAGATGGGCCTTGGAGCAGTTCAGGCTGTTGAAGAAGCCGGACTGACCCCGGGCGAAGACGTCAAGATCGCCACCATTGACGGCACCAAGAGCGCCCTCGAAGCACTGGCTGCAGGCGACCTGAGCTTCGTAGCAGAGTACAACCCACTGTTCGGTGAGACCGCACTTGATGTTGTCAACAAGACCCTCAAGGGCGAGTCAGTAGAGTCCTACATCATCGTTCCAAGCTTGACCTTTGACTCACCAGAAGCAGCATCAACCGCTCTTCCAGACCGTAAGTTCTAG
- a CDS encoding sugar ABC transporter ATP-binding protein, which translates to MTLPAVAPLVELQDITVSFPGTVALDRVNLKLYPGEVHALMGQNGAGKSTIVKVLNGVLQPDSGTIVIDGKEHIFRSPAESLAAGVAVVFQDINLSPSLSVAENVMLGRETSTRLGLGIDIKATRAAAAAQLAELGLDDLNLKTKLSKLSPPVKQLVAIARAMVAKPRVLLLDEPTSSLEVADVKRLFTVIRKLKERGVAIVFISHFLEQVYAISDRMTVLRDGTKVGEYPTRNLDRTELIALMLGKDLEDLQALGSERRAHHHEPDGPMLFEAHELGLTGEVEPTDFAIHSGEIVGFAGLRGSGRTELAMLLSGTLRSDSGTVTITGETLKLTGPGSGLPHRIAMSSENRTEEGIIGDFSIADNIMLALQALRGWNKPISKQERQETVDWYIDLLNLAPATGETLVRDLSGGSQQKVLLARWLATKPKFMILDEPTKGIDIGAKFQIQKHVAQLADQGMAVVFISSELEEVVRLADRIVVIKDREKIGELSNGPGVTVDTIVEMIAAVNEDGF; encoded by the coding sequence ATGACTTTGCCTGCAGTAGCCCCTCTGGTTGAGCTGCAAGACATTACTGTTTCGTTCCCAGGCACTGTTGCCTTGGATCGCGTCAACCTGAAGTTATACCCGGGTGAGGTTCATGCCCTCATGGGTCAAAATGGTGCCGGTAAGTCAACCATTGTTAAGGTCCTCAATGGCGTGCTCCAACCCGACAGCGGCACCATTGTGATCGATGGCAAAGAGCACATTTTCCGCTCACCCGCGGAGAGTTTGGCTGCGGGAGTAGCGGTAGTCTTCCAAGATATCAATTTGTCCCCGAGCCTCAGTGTTGCCGAAAACGTCATGCTAGGGCGGGAAACCAGTACCCGGCTTGGCTTAGGGATTGATATCAAGGCCACCCGTGCTGCAGCCGCAGCCCAGCTCGCAGAGCTAGGCCTGGATGATCTCAACCTAAAAACCAAGCTATCAAAGCTCTCTCCACCCGTTAAACAACTCGTGGCGATTGCCCGCGCAATGGTGGCCAAACCACGAGTGTTGCTCTTGGATGAGCCAACGTCCAGCCTCGAGGTCGCGGACGTAAAGCGCCTGTTCACCGTGATTCGCAAGCTCAAGGAGCGCGGTGTTGCGATTGTCTTTATCTCCCACTTCTTGGAACAGGTTTATGCGATTTCTGACCGTATGACGGTCCTGCGCGATGGCACAAAAGTAGGCGAATACCCAACCCGCAACCTCGATCGCACCGAGCTGATTGCGCTCATGCTCGGAAAGGATTTAGAGGACCTCCAAGCCCTGGGATCTGAGCGCCGAGCACATCACCACGAGCCCGACGGCCCCATGCTCTTTGAAGCCCACGAGCTAGGCCTCACCGGGGAAGTCGAGCCGACCGATTTTGCTATCCACAGCGGAGAGATCGTTGGATTTGCGGGTCTTCGTGGTTCCGGTAGAACTGAACTAGCTATGCTCTTGAGCGGAACCTTGCGGTCCGATAGTGGCACCGTAACTATCACCGGAGAAACACTTAAGCTGACCGGCCCCGGGTCTGGACTACCGCATCGCATTGCTATGTCAAGCGAGAACCGTACCGAGGAAGGCATCATTGGTGATTTCAGCATCGCGGACAACATCATGCTTGCCCTGCAGGCCCTGCGCGGCTGGAACAAACCCATTTCCAAACAGGAACGCCAAGAGACCGTCGACTGGTACATCGATCTGCTGAATCTGGCTCCCGCTACCGGGGAGACACTCGTGCGCGATCTATCCGGGGGTTCCCAACAAAAGGTTCTGCTAGCTCGCTGGCTCGCGACCAAACCCAAGTTCATGATTCTGGATGAGCCCACTAAAGGGATCGATATTGGCGCCAAGTTCCAAATCCAAAAGCACGTTGCGCAGCTAGCAGACCAGGGTATGGCTGTGGTCTTTATTTCGTCCGAGTTGGAAGAAGTAGTGCGTCTTGCAGACCGAATTGTGGTTATCAAGGACCGGGAAAAGATTGGTGAGCTCAGTAATGGACCCGGCGTCACCGTTGACACAATTGTCGAAATGATCGCAGCTGTCAACGAAGATGGCTTCTGA
- a CDS encoding LacI family DNA-binding transcriptional regulator, protein MIENPTKDRPNIRQVAALAGVSHMTVSRVLNDHPNIKDSTRRRVLEVIEELNYRPNSAARALATQRTKRIGVMIESATEYGPSSTLRAVELAARESGYSVTSIDLRDDGKTGPQDAVDHLTSQGIDALCVVAPRSSSVAALRKISIGVPTLVIKANSDPNFLTVSVDQQRGAELVVDHLAELGHRDVLHLAGPLDWLDARSRERAYYARARQWGMRDRPIAVGDWSADFAYDFVMSMKRLPDYTAIFSANDDMALGLLHGFHDKGIEVPREMSIVGFDNVPLAAHFIPPLTTVHQDFLSVGAKAVETLKAAAEGLEIPQRTKIDVELKVRSTTGDPRGKETP, encoded by the coding sequence ATGATTGAGAACCCCACCAAAGATCGACCGAATATTCGGCAGGTGGCGGCCCTAGCAGGTGTCTCGCACATGACCGTGTCCCGTGTGCTTAATGATCACCCAAATATCAAAGATTCAACCAGGCGCCGTGTTCTTGAGGTCATCGAGGAACTCAACTACCGGCCTAACAGTGCAGCCCGCGCACTGGCGACACAGCGCACCAAACGCATTGGTGTCATGATCGAAAGCGCCACAGAATATGGGCCCAGCAGTACCCTACGGGCGGTTGAACTAGCCGCACGTGAGTCCGGCTATTCGGTAACCTCGATTGACCTGCGAGATGACGGCAAAACCGGCCCCCAAGACGCAGTTGACCACCTCACTAGTCAAGGAATCGACGCGCTTTGTGTGGTTGCACCGCGCTCATCTTCGGTAGCCGCTCTCCGCAAAATCAGCATTGGTGTACCAACCTTGGTCATCAAGGCCAACAGCGACCCAAACTTTTTGACCGTGTCCGTTGACCAGCAACGCGGTGCAGAACTAGTAGTTGATCACCTCGCAGAGTTGGGGCATAGGGATGTGCTTCACCTTGCCGGACCATTGGACTGGTTAGACGCACGGTCCCGAGAGCGGGCCTACTATGCACGGGCCCGGCAATGGGGCATGCGTGACCGACCCATCGCGGTGGGTGACTGGAGCGCTGATTTTGCCTACGACTTTGTCATGAGTATGAAGCGGCTGCCCGACTACACCGCAATCTTTAGCGCCAATGATGACATGGCTCTTGGGCTGCTTCACGGTTTCCACGACAAAGGAATCGAGGTGCCACGGGAAATGAGCATTGTCGGCTTTGATAACGTTCCTCTGGCCGCGCACTTTATTCCACCGCTGACCACCGTGCATCAAGACTTTCTTTCCGTGGGGGCCAAGGCCGTAGAGACCCTCAAAGCCGCCGCCGAGGGGCTCGAGATTCCACAGCGCACCAAGATCGATGTCGAGCTCAAGGTCCGTTCCACCACTGGGGATCCACGAGGCAAGGAGACACCATGA